Genomic window (Terriglobus sp. TAA 43):
TAAGGAAGAAGCATCCAAATGTCGAGATCGAATCGTGCTCCGGCGGTGGCAGTCGCGTGGATCTAGGAGTGATTGGCTTAACTGATGAAGTCTGGCCTTCCGACAACACTGATGCTTTCGACCGTCTGCGAGTTCAGAATGGATTCACCCAAGCCTACGCTCCGGGCATCATGATGGCCTGGGTTACGGATTCGCCCACGTGGGTAAACCAACGCACACTGTCGCTACCCTATCGTTTCCTGTCTTCGATGCAGGGTTCGCTTGGCATTGGCGCGAACCTTACGAAGTTCACTACAGAAGAGTTGAACACCTCGCAGAAGATGATCGCAGAGTATAAGAACATCCGCGAGACTGTGCAGCGAGGTGACCTTTATCGTTTGGCATTTCCAACGGATGGCAGCGAAGAATCCGTGACCGAATCCGTGTCGCGCGACAAGCAGCAGGCGGTTCTCTTCACTTTCTTGCATTCGAGCGCGGAACTCTATCCTTATCCGCGCGTCTTTCTTCGTGGCCTGGATCCGGATCGTGTTTATAGCCTTCGTTCGATCTATGGCAAAACCAGCGTTGACACGGCTGCATCGGCAACGGGTTCATACTGGATGCATCGTGGAATCGACATTGAGCTGCGTGGTGACTTTCAAGCGGCTGCATTTGTGTTGCAAGGAGTAAGCCATTGAGTACGCGCCGCGAATTCATTGCAGGCGCTGCGGCTACGGCCGCAATTGCCACTGGTAAGCCGTTTCACGCGTCAGCATCATCCAACGCAAACACAGCAACTACCCTTTGGTACAGCCAGGAAGCAAAACAGTGGCTGGAGGCTTTGCCGCTGGGCAATGGCAATCAAGGCGCCATGATCTTTGGCGGAGTAACACAGGAGAGGCTTGCACTTTCCGACTCCACTGCTTGGTCCGGGGCTCCTAACGAGCATTCCGTCAATCCAGAAGCGAAAGCGCATATTGCTGAGATCCGGCAGCTGCTGTTTGATGGAAAATATGTCGAAGCGACGCAGCTAAGTCGCAAATATGTCGCAGGCCACGCCACGAACTTTGGCACGAACCTGCCGCTTCCCGATGTGTTAATCGACTTCGAATCGCCGTCTCATCCCATTACGGATTACCACCGTACGCTCACTCTGGATGACGCCGTGGCAGAAGTATCCTTCCGATCTGGAGGACAGAGTCACTCGCGAGAAGCATTTGCATCGCATGCTCACAGGCTGATTGCCTATCGCATTGCGCATCCTAGCTCGTTCCGTGTTCACTTTGCCGCGTCACAACTTCCGTTTACGGTGCACACCGAAGGCAATCGTTTGGTCTTGCTGGGCAGGGCGGTTGAAACCAAGCATAGCGACGGAAAGTCTGGCGTTAATTTCGAAATCCATGTGGAAGTCATCACGCAAGACGGACATACCGAACCTAACACCAATGGCATAACGGTCAAGAAAGCCCGTACTGCAACCATCCTTATCGCGATCGCAACATCCTTCCGTGGCAACGATCCAAACGCAGCCTGCCGACAAACTCTGACAACCGCGCGCAGCTTGTCATACGAGAAGCTGAAAGAAGCGCACATCGCAGATTATGCCCCGCTCTTCCGAAGAATGTCGTTTAGCTTGGGCAGCGATTCAAATGAGAACACGCCCACGGATATGCGGATCAGCAATGTGAAGAAGGGTGCAAGCGATCCTGGATTGCATGCACTCTTCTTTCAATTTGGGCGTTATCTCACAATCGCTGGATCACGTGCTGACTCACATCTTCCGCTGGCTCTGCAGGGCATCTGGAATGACGGCCTCGCTGCTGCGATGGGGTGGACCGATGACTTCCACCTGGATATCAACACAGAACAGAATTACTGGGCCGCGGAAGTCTGCAACTTATCAGAGTGCCAGACGCCGCTCTTCCGCTTCCTTGAGTTCCTGCGCATCGCAGGTCAGAAGCCAGCAAGAGAGATGTATGACGCTCCTGGCTGGATTGCACATACCGTTGCCAACCCTTGGGGCTACACTGCTCCGGGCGATGTGGGATGGGGTAATTTCCCGGTTGCAGGTGTCTGGCTTTCGTTGCAGATGTGGGAACACTATCGCTTCACGAACGACAAAGTGTTCCTGCGGCAAACAGCCTTTCCTATCTTTCGCGACGCCGCCGAATTTTTCCTAGCATATATGGCTACAGAGCCAACGCATGGATGGCTGGTAACAGGACCATCTGAATCGCCAGAAAACGCATTCAAAGATCCGCGCGGCGGCAACGCCAGTGAAAGCATGATGCCCGCTGTGGATCGGGTGATGACGTTCGCGCTCTTCGATATCTGCGAGCAGACATGCAAAGCTCTTAACTCCGATATGCCACTCGCCGATCGGGTAAAGACGGCGAAGGCAAAACTACCTCCACTCCAAATTGGCAGCCATGGTCAATTGCAAGAATGGCTGAAGGACGTTGAGGATGCCTATCCGAATCATCGCCACACCTCTCAACTGACCTCTCTCTATCCCGAATCACAAGTCGATGTCCGAACTACTCCCACCCTGGCACATGCAGCGGAGATAACAATTCAACGCCGCGTCGCGGCACCAGACTGGGAACAGACGGAATGGGGTCGCGCCAATTTCATGGCGTTCTATGCTCGGCTGTTGAAGGGTGATGAGTCAGTTCACTATCTTAACGATTTGCTCTCTCATGCCACGGGCAATAACCTGCTCACCTTCTCTCAGGGTGGCGTTGCTGGAGCAGAGCAAAACATTTTCGCAATCGATGGCAATACCGGTGGAACAGCTGCAATTGCAGAGATGCTGGTGCAATCGCAACGAGGCGAAATTGAACTTCTGCCTGCTCTGCCAGACGCATGGCCCAATGGCGAAGTGCGAGGCCTGTGCGCACGTGGAGGTTATACCGTCGACATTGCATGGCAGAACGGCGTGCTGATCCACGCAGCCGTTCGCAGCCGCTTTTCTGGAGCTATCCCCGTTCGCTATCGTGACTCAGTGAAATCGTTCAACATGGCGGCAAACGAGACGCTACGACTGCGTCCCACGATGTTCAAGTAACAGCAAAGCGCGGCCCTAAAGCCGCGCTTTGCTGTCGTGGCACTCTAACTTCACTTTGCAGGAAGGAAGCGTATTGCCGCTCCGCCACCTGGCGCAAGGTTCAGATTGAGCGTCGAATTCGATGTGACGGAAGCCTTCCGTATGCTCACATGCTTTGGTTGCGTTGACGCATCGGCGCCATCTTCGTACACCTCAGCCGTATAGTTGCCGTTGCCAAGAAACTTCAGTGGCACCTTCAGCTCTCGCGGTGTCCAGTTGGTCGTGCTGCCCAGATACCACTCGTTGCCGTGACGTCGCGCAACGATAGAGTATTCGCCAACATCTCCACCTAGAACGCGAGTTTCATCCCACGTTGTGGGAACATCCTTCAAAAACTGGAACGCGGCAGCGGCTTCGCCTTCATAGTTTTGTGGGCTGTCGGACACCATCGGGACAGGGTTTTCATACACGACATACAACGCAAGCTGCTGCGCACGCGTTCCCATCACCTGAGGCGATGCATTGCGCGCAACAAAGCTGGCTTCTGTCTGGCTGTCAAATGCGCCCGCCGTGTAGTCCAAAGGACCAGCGAGCGCTCGTGTCCATGCAAAGACTGAACGATCCACAGGGCTGTCGCGCCGGCCTACCTTGTTGTTCTCGAGTCCCAGTACTGCCTCATAGCTCATCACGTTGGGATAGGTGCGCATAATGCCCCACGGCGTATGACATCCATGAAAATCCACCATCAGATGGTGAGCGGCTGCTTCGCGCGCCACGTCGTAGAAGAACTGAATACCTTCCTGATCGTCACGATTGACAAAGTCAATCTTCATCCCAGCGACGCCCCACTTCTCATACAACGGAAAGGCTTCCTTCATCTGTTCCATCACTGCAGTGGAGTAGAGCCAAATCCACACCTTCACGTGCTTCGTCGCAGCGTACTTCACCAGTTCTGGAATATCGACTTTTCCATTCATCTTGGTGATGTCACCACCAGACCATCCCGCATCCAGAAAAAAGTAGGGGAAGCCAGACTTCGCCGCAAAGTCCACGTAATACTTCATCGTCTCCGTAGTGAACTGCGAATTACCGGATTCGCCTTTCGCGTTCACGTTATCAACCCACCAGTTCCACGAAGCCTTGCCTGGCCGGATCCAGCTTGTATCCTTCACACGGCTGGGTGGATTCAAATCTGTTTGCAGATTGCTCTCCAGCAGTTCTCCCGGCGTATCAGCGATACCAAGCACACGCCACGCGGAATGATGCGGTAGCGTTCCGGTAACAGCAAACGACGGATCATCCCACCGCGGTGATAACTTGACGCGCAACATATGTCCTGCCCAGTTCCCAGTCGGATTCGTAACATAGGCGGAGCTGTTCCCTTCCAGATCAGCTTCCATCAATGAAATCCATGCGTCACCCGGTTGGTGCAGCAACGTAGGCATGCCGATAAGGAAGTGGCTGGAAACTCCACCCTGATTGCTCAACGCGGATAGATTGTAGCGGACATATTCGCTTTCGTAGCTGGATCGATAATTCGGCAGCGCCAGTACCCACGCAGTATCGTCCTGGCTAAAGCGAAACTCTGTCTCTTCATCCCGCAGACGAAGTTCTGTATTGCCACGCGGCGGAGCAGGAAGCAGATAGCGGAAAGCAATACCGCTGTTGTATGCGCTCGCCTCCACAACAAGACTGCGGCCACGCCCGTTCGAACCGGGTTCTCTCAACGTCAGCGAAAGTGCGTTATAGGCATCGTGAACATGGCTCACCTTTGAAAACATGAGCGGATAGTCATCGATCCCACTCGATGTCTTTGCATCCTCAATTGTTATGTTCTCTCCCAACGAAAGCTGATCATCCAGTGCAAGCCCCATTGCGGAAGCATCGATGATTGGCTTGCCCTTGAATGTAACGGAGTACTGCAACTGTCCGCTTCCCTGCGTTGAAAGCGGCTTCGATGTGTTTACGGAAAACGTCATCACCAATCGCCCATCGGGCGACTGCAAACGATTGTCCTGGGCATGCGTCTGCTGTACCACCCCCAAGGTAAATAATCCAATCAAGATCCAGTGTTTCGTCATTGCGTGTCCTCTCACGTTACGCAGTTGCTATATGAAGTCGGAGCAGTTGCAGAAACTGACTTGCATTCCACCTCAAAGAAAGGACAGAACGTAACTCGTTACGTTCTGTCCCAAGTTGGAGGTACTCCTGCTTAGAAGTAGAACTTCGCAGCAAGCTGGATAAAGCGAGCATCCGGTGTGTTTGCACCGAAGTTCTTGGGACCGTCAATACGGCCGCCTGATACCGGATCATCGTTCTGCACACCGGGGTTGCCCCAGGTTGGGTGGTTGAATACGTTGAAGATATCGGCGCGCAACTGGAGGCTCTGCTCTCGCCAGATGGTGAAATTCTTGAACAGCGATACGTCATTGCGCCAGTAGCCAGGGCCATAGACGATGTTCTGCTTGCCTCCAAGGAACTGCGCCACCAAGTTGGGATCGGTAACGCCTGACGCATAACGGCAGGCCACACCATTCTGCACCGCACCAACAGGTGAACCCGGCGCGCAGATCAGATTGCCAGCGTTCAGCATTCCCATCGGCTCGGCCAGCGAACATGGGTTATACCAATGCGCCTTGGTTTTCACCTGCGTTGGGCATGGCGTGCTGCTGCTTCCCAACGTTCCAGGAATGCCCGGATCTCCTGTGCGGAACGCATCGGTAACCAGTACCGGGCGAGAACCTGCACCAGCGACATTCGATGTAGTTGTTCCCATACCGAAAGGCGTTCCCCCCTGTGCAGTAAAGGTGTCGCTGATCTCCCATCCCCCAAGTACGAGATCCACTGCACGGTTGCTCTTCATGTACTTCCGTCCACGTCCGAATGGAAGCTCGTAGTGACCATTCAGCGTGACGCGGTTGCGCACGTCGTACGACGAGTTGGTGTATTCGAACTTAGGACCACCAAGCAGGTAGTACGTGCGGGTACCAACTGCCGTGGATAGACCGCCCGAAGAACTGGTGTTGTCCATCGCATGGCCCCAGGTATAAGTGGCCAGGAAGTTCAACCCGTCAGAAAATCGCTTTTCCAGTTTGGCCTGCAAAGAGTTGTAACTGCTGTAGCCGGTGTACACCGTTGCACCAATACCGCCCAACGTTGGGAAGGGTTGATACGGCTGTGTATTCAATCCCGCTTGATAGAGCGCGACATTGGAGTTTTGCGCGAAATAAGTTGTCAGGTGACGAGACTCGTTGCCAACATACGCAATGGAGCTAACCAGGTTATTCGATAATGCGTGCTGTACTGACAGGCTGTAATTCTGGGTATATGGCGTATTCAGGTTTGCAGGTGTCGAATGGAATCCCGGGAAACCTGTTGCCGCGGTAACGGGCGTCAATGTCGGCAATCCCGTTTCCAATGTGTAGGGGAACGGTGTAGAACAGTTTCCTGCAGTGCAACTTTGTTCAGGGAAGCTCTGGGAGAGGCTATACGGATAGTTTGCGCCCAGGTTTCCATTGCCATTGCTTTCCAGCCCACCGTAGAAGATACCGATACCGCCACGTAGAACGGTCTTATCGTTCGCCTTATATGAGAATCCAAACCGGGGAGCGAAGTTCGTCTTTTGCGAACTGACCAAGCGGTTATTTCCCAGATACTGAATCTGCACATTGTTTGCAGCCAGTGTATTGATGAATGCCGGTGCCAGCGTCACACTCTTCTGTGACGTTGGCAACTGGAATACGCCAGCTCCAGTTCCCGCTCCAACTGCTGTGGGAATGAAGTTTGCCTGACGATCCCGCGACTCCGCCAGAGGCTGATAGAAGTCCCAGCGCAAGCCGATGTTAAGGGTTAGGTTCGGTGTGAGACGCCAGTCGTCCTGCGCGTAGGCGGAGTTGTACCACTGTTGATCATGAATGCCTGGAGCATTCGTAATATAGGCGCTCGCCACGCGACTGGAAAGGAAATCCGCGACACCGGAGCTTAAAGAAGTTCCCGGGATCTTCGTGTAGTGACCGTTGAAGGTGAAGTTGCCTCGAGGGCTATCCGCATAGGTGTAATAGAAACGAACATTCTGGAATGCCACACCGAACTTCATGGAGTGCTTGCCCTTGAGATAGGTCAGGTTATCCAGAATCTGATACACGTTCTGTGATTCGCGCGATGTGCCCGTGGAACCGAATTGCGATAAGCCAACAGCGCCACCGATCTGCACCAGCGGCAGACCACAGAATCCCGGGACGCACGGAACGTTGCCGAAGCCCAGCGAGCTGGCGATAGTTCCATTGAAACCGTTCGGCGTATCGAAGTTGAAGACGCCCCAGTTGTAGCCAAACCGGAATTCGTTGATCAACGACGGCGTGAAGGTATGCGTATAAGATCCCATGCCGTTTTCAGCAAGATTGCTCTGGATATATCCACCGTAGCCGCTACCGTCAAGAACGGGACCAAGAGGAAGTGCACTCTTCACGA
Coding sequences:
- a CDS encoding glycoside hydrolase family 97 protein; amino-acid sequence: MTKHWILIGLFTLGVVQQTHAQDNRLQSPDGRLVMTFSVNTSKPLSTQGSGQLQYSVTFKGKPIIDASAMGLALDDQLSLGENITIEDAKTSSGIDDYPLMFSKVSHVHDAYNALSLTLREPGSNGRGRSLVVEASAYNSGIAFRYLLPAPPRGNTELRLRDEETEFRFSQDDTAWVLALPNYRSSYESEYVRYNLSALSNQGGVSSHFLIGMPTLLHQPGDAWISLMEADLEGNSSAYVTNPTGNWAGHMLRVKLSPRWDDPSFAVTGTLPHHSAWRVLGIADTPGELLESNLQTDLNPPSRVKDTSWIRPGKASWNWWVDNVNAKGESGNSQFTTETMKYYVDFAAKSGFPYFFLDAGWSGGDITKMNGKVDIPELVKYAATKHVKVWIWLYSTAVMEQMKEAFPLYEKWGVAGMKIDFVNRDDQEGIQFFYDVAREAAAHHLMVDFHGCHTPWGIMRTYPNVMSYEAVLGLENNKVGRRDSPVDRSVFAWTRALAGPLDYTAGAFDSQTEASFVARNASPQVMGTRAQQLALYVVYENPVPMVSDSPQNYEGEAAAAFQFLKDVPTTWDETRVLGGDVGEYSIVARRHGNEWYLGSTTNWTPRELKVPLKFLGNGNYTAEVYEDGADASTQPKHVSIRKASVTSNSTLNLNLAPGGGAAIRFLPAK
- a CDS encoding TonB-dependent receptor; this encodes MYDSEGRVVPGATVTLTAVDTGLALTQTTNSAGLYTFQPVKIGSYSITAAAAGFATTTQQNIKVDIQARVAVNLSLKVGGASETVTVSTAPPLLETQTGAVGQVVEAKTINETPLNGRNWVFIAQLTNGVTPSLGNTRGSGKGDFIANGQRATQNNFILDGVDNNTNLVDFLNGSTFVQRPPPDALAEFNIQTSNYSAEFGHSAGAVMNASIKSGTNQIHGNFWEYFRSDKMNAKDWNALSVPRFHQNQFGATIGFPLIKNKLFYFGDVEANRITNAQVNRLNVPSALERQGNFTELLNPTVSGFNQPIHLKQPNTNGSVPLGAPCGNAENVMCAADIDQNALKILNMYPTPNNGSGLQQNYVQNVPRLDSTTQFDQRVDWNASPKDLLYGRFSYVHQIVKSALPLGPVLDGSGYGGYIQSNLAENGMGSYTHTFTPSLINEFRFGYNWGVFNFDTPNGFNGTIASSLGFGNVPCVPGFCGLPLVQIGGAVGLSQFGSTGTSRESQNVYQILDNLTYLKGKHSMKFGVAFQNVRFYYTYADSPRGNFTFNGHYTKIPGTSLSSGVADFLSSRVASAYITNAPGIHDQQWYNSAYAQDDWRLTPNLTLNIGLRWDFYQPLAESRDRQANFIPTAVGAGTGAGVFQLPTSQKSVTLAPAFINTLAANNVQIQYLGNNRLVSSQKTNFAPRFGFSYKANDKTVLRGGIGIFYGGLESNGNGNLGANYPYSLSQSFPEQSCTAGNCSTPFPYTLETGLPTLTPVTAATGFPGFHSTPANLNTPYTQNYSLSVQHALSNNLVSSIAYVGNESRHLTTYFAQNSNVALYQAGLNTQPYQPFPTLGGIGATVYTGYSSYNSLQAKLEKRFSDGLNFLATYTWGHAMDNTSSSGGLSTAVGTRTYYLLGGPKFEYTNSSYDVRNRVTLNGHYELPFGRGRKYMKSNRAVDLVLGGWEISDTFTAQGGTPFGMGTTTSNVAGAGSRPVLVTDAFRTGDPGIPGTLGSSSTPCPTQVKTKAHWYNPCSLAEPMGMLNAGNLICAPGSPVGAVQNGVACRYASGVTDPNLVAQFLGGKQNIVYGPGYWRNDVSLFKNFTIWREQSLQLRADIFNVFNHPTWGNPGVQNDDPVSGGRIDGPKNFGANTPDARFIQLAAKFYF
- a CDS encoding glycoside hydrolase N-terminal domain-containing protein; the encoded protein is MSTRREFIAGAAATAAIATGKPFHASASSNANTATTLWYSQEAKQWLEALPLGNGNQGAMIFGGVTQERLALSDSTAWSGAPNEHSVNPEAKAHIAEIRQLLFDGKYVEATQLSRKYVAGHATNFGTNLPLPDVLIDFESPSHPITDYHRTLTLDDAVAEVSFRSGGQSHSREAFASHAHRLIAYRIAHPSSFRVHFAASQLPFTVHTEGNRLVLLGRAVETKHSDGKSGVNFEIHVEVITQDGHTEPNTNGITVKKARTATILIAIATSFRGNDPNAACRQTLTTARSLSYEKLKEAHIADYAPLFRRMSFSLGSDSNENTPTDMRISNVKKGASDPGLHALFFQFGRYLTIAGSRADSHLPLALQGIWNDGLAAAMGWTDDFHLDINTEQNYWAAEVCNLSECQTPLFRFLEFLRIAGQKPAREMYDAPGWIAHTVANPWGYTAPGDVGWGNFPVAGVWLSLQMWEHYRFTNDKVFLRQTAFPIFRDAAEFFLAYMATEPTHGWLVTGPSESPENAFKDPRGGNASESMMPAVDRVMTFALFDICEQTCKALNSDMPLADRVKTAKAKLPPLQIGSHGQLQEWLKDVEDAYPNHRHTSQLTSLYPESQVDVRTTPTLAHAAEITIQRRVAAPDWEQTEWGRANFMAFYARLLKGDESVHYLNDLLSHATGNNLLTFSQGGVAGAEQNIFAIDGNTGGTAAIAEMLVQSQRGEIELLPALPDAWPNGEVRGLCARGGYTVDIAWQNGVLIHAAVRSRFSGAIPVRYRDSVKSFNMAANETLRLRPTMFK